The Litchfieldia alkalitelluris genome has a window encoding:
- a CDS encoding sugar ABC transporter permease: MKYINELKGLVKHNIRDYGMYIALFVIMITFQILTNGLFMSSRNISNLLDSAGYIAVLAVGVMLVIVIRHIDLSIGFLAGFLGAIAAILLMQFGMPVYIVIPIILVLGMCAGGITGVLVAKVGIPAFVATLAGWLIYRGAILMATEKTGTIIVDNDAFNAIGNGYIPSIAQVGGLHLLSLLVGLVGILFYIYSAISSRKNKIKYEFDVVSKPIFILQLLFVSGIMAYVTWLLAGYNGFSWTVIIILLVVLVYHFITTKTVLGRHIYAVGSNPEAAHLTGINVSKITFIVFGSMGMLSALSGILFTARLQSATTTAGTLFELDAIAAAFVGGVSAAGGVGKVTGAVIGAIVMATLTNGMNLLGVGIAPQYMIRGGVLAAAVIFDVMTRKQRA; the protein is encoded by the coding sequence ATGAAATATATTAACGAACTAAAAGGGCTTGTAAAGCATAATATACGTGATTATGGGATGTATATCGCATTATTTGTTATTATGATCACATTTCAAATCCTTACAAACGGACTATTCATGTCCTCACGAAATATTAGTAACTTACTAGATTCTGCAGGTTATATTGCTGTCCTAGCTGTCGGTGTGATGCTTGTCATTGTCATCCGACATATTGACTTATCGATTGGATTTTTAGCTGGTTTTCTTGGAGCAATAGCAGCAATTCTCCTCATGCAGTTCGGAATGCCAGTATATATCGTCATTCCAATTATTCTAGTTCTCGGTATGTGTGCTGGAGGAATTACGGGTGTATTAGTAGCAAAAGTGGGAATTCCTGCTTTCGTTGCCACATTAGCTGGATGGCTTATCTATCGTGGTGCAATCCTGATGGCAACAGAAAAAACGGGTACGATTATTGTAGATAATGATGCATTTAATGCAATTGGTAACGGATATATCCCGTCAATTGCTCAAGTAGGTGGATTACATTTATTATCCTTACTTGTTGGTTTAGTTGGAATTTTGTTTTACATTTATAGTGCAATTTCTAGTCGTAAAAACAAAATTAAATATGAATTTGATGTAGTATCAAAGCCGATTTTTATTTTACAATTATTATTCGTTTCAGGAATTATGGCGTATGTAACTTGGCTTCTTGCAGGCTACAATGGGTTCTCTTGGACTGTGATTATTATTCTTCTAGTTGTTCTAGTTTACCACTTTATTACAACGAAGACAGTTCTTGGACGTCATATATATGCAGTGGGTAGTAACCCTGAAGCAGCCCATCTTACAGGTATTAACGTAAGCAAAATTACCTTCATTGTGTTTGGTTCAATGGGTATGCTTTCCGCATTATCTGGTATTTTATTCACAGCACGCTTACAATCAGCTACAACAACAGCTGGAACGTTATTTGAACTTGATGCTATCGCTGCGGCCTTCGTTGGTGGAGTATCTGCAGCTGGTGGGGTTGGTAAAGTAACCGGAGCTGTAATTGGTGCTATTGTTATGGCGACATTAACAAATGGAATGAATTTATTAGGTGTAGGTATTGCTCCTCAATATATGATTCGTGGTGGAGTACTAGCAGCAGCCGTTATCTTTGACGTAATGACACGTAAACAAAGAGCTTAA